Proteins encoded by one window of Muntiacus reevesi chromosome 6, mMunRee1.1, whole genome shotgun sequence:
- the LRRC17 gene encoding leucine-rich repeat-containing protein 17, which yields MRVVTVVILLFFCKVAELRKASPGGARNRVNHGRAGGSRKNSNPVKRYAPGLPCEVYTYLHEKYLDCQERKLVYVLPDWPQDLLHMLLARNKIRILKNSMFSKFKRLKSLDLQQNEISKIESEAFFGLNKLTTLLLQHNQIKVLTEEVFIYTPLLSYLRLYDNPWRCTCEMETLISMLQIPRNRNLGNYAKCESPQELKNKKLKQIKSEQLCNEEENEQLVPKPHLSGKPPVIKTEVDSSLCHNYVFPIQTLDCRRKELKKVPNNIPPDIVKLDLSHNKINQLRPKEFEDVHELKKLNLSSNGIQFIDPAAFLGLTHLEELDLSNNSLQNFDYGVLEDLYFLKLLWLRENPWRCDYNIHYLYYWLKHHYNVHYNGLECKMPEEYKGWFVGKYVRSYYEECPKDKLPAYPETFDQDMEDDEWEKVHKDHTAKKQSVRITIVG from the exons ATGCGGGTGGTGACCGTCGTAATCCTACTTTTCTTTTGTAAAGTCGCTGAGCTCCGCAAGGCAAGCCCTGGGGGTGCAAGAAACCGAGTGAACCATGGCCGGGCTGGTGGGAGCCGGAAAAACTCCAACCCGGTCAAACGCTATGCACCAGGCCTCCCCTGTGAAGTGTACACGTACCTTCACGAAAAATACTTAGATTGCCAAGAAAGAAAACTAGTTTATGTGCTGCCCGACTGGCCTCAGGATTTGCTGCACATGCTGTTAGCAAGAAACAAAATCCGCATACTGAAGAACAGCATGTTTTCCAAGTTTAAGAGGCTGAAAAGTTTGGATCTGCAACAGAATGAGATCTCTAAAATTGAGAGTGAGGCTTTCTTCGGTTTAAATAAGCTCACCACTCTCTTACTGCAGCACAACCAGATCAAAGTCTTGACGGAGGAAGTGTTCATTTACACACCTCTCCTGAGCTACCTGCGTCTTTATGACAACCCCTGGCGTTGTACTTGTGAGATGGAAACGCTTATTTCAATGCTGCAGATTCCAAGGAACCGGAATTTGGGGAACTATGCCAAGTGTGAAAGCCCacaagaactgaaaaataaaaaactgaagcaGATAAAATCTGAACAGTTAtgtaatgaagaagaaaatgaacaattGGTTCCGAAACCCCATTTGTCAGGAAAACCCCCAGTCATCAAGACTGAGGTGGACTCTTCCCTTTGCCACAACTACGTATTTCCCATACAGACACTGGACTGCAGAAGAAAAG agttgAAGAAAGTTCCAAACAACATTCCTCCAGATATTGTTAAACTTGACTTGTCACACAATAAAATCAACCAACTTCGACCCAAGGAGTTTGAAGATGTTCATGAGTTAAAGAAATTAAACCTCAGCAGCAATGGCATTCAATTCATAGATCCTG ctGCTTTTTTAGGACTCACACATTTAGAAGAGTTAGATTTATCAAACAACAGTCTGCAAAACTTTGACTATGGTGTGTTAGAAGACTTGTATTTTTTGAAACTCTTGTGGCTCAGAGAAAACCCTTGGAGATGTGATTACAACATCCACTACCTCTACTACTGGTTAAAGCATCACTACAACGTGCATTATAAtggcctggaatgcaaaatgcCTGAAGAATACAAAGGGTGGTTTGTAGGAAAATATGTTCGGAGTTACTATGAAGAATGCCCCAAAGACAAATTACCAGCATACCCTGAAACATTTGACCAAGATATGGAAGATGATGAATGGGAAAAAGTACATAAGGATCACACAGCAAAGAAACAAAGTGTAAGAATCACTATTGTGGGATAA